Genomic window (Pseudomonas xantholysinigenes):
CGGCGGCGAAGGCCAGGCTCGACAGGCTGCCGACCACGGCTTGCACCAGGGGATCGGCGGCCGGTCGCGACTGGCCCGGCACACCGAAGGCACGGCTGCGGCCCTGGACAAAGGCCACGGCATCGGCCAGCACGGCCCGGGCAATGCCCGCCAGGGTGGCCAGGTGCACGGCCTGGTAGAAGGCAGTGAGGTACGACTCGGCACGCAGCTCGCCCTTGGCAAAGCGCCGCAGCACATGCTCGCGCGGCACGCGGACCTGCTTGAAGCGCGTCGTGCCGCTGCCGGTCAGACGCTGACCGAAGCCGTCCCAGTCATCGAGCACCTCCACCCCGGGCGCCCGGGTCGACACCGCCAGGCTGACCAACTCATCGCCGTGGTTGGCCACCGCCGCCACCCAGTCGGCATACAGCGTGCCGGTGCAGTAATACTTCTCGCCATCGAGCCGGTAGCCATCACCGTCGTCACTCAGTTGCACGCTATTGCCGGTGCTGTCAGTACGCTCGGCCATCGCCGCGCCCCACAGCTCGCCGGCCACCACCCGGGCGAACCAGTAGTCCTGGGAGGCGGCGTCGTTGGCGGCCAGACGCCCTTCGACGAAGCCGAAATGGGCGCGGAAGATCTGCGGCAGGTTGGAATCGGCCTGGCCCAGGCGCACCAGTTGGCGCAGCAGTTGGGGCAGGCTCGCGCCCAGGCCGCCGTGGCTGCGCGGCACGCGGATCGCGCCGAGACCGGCTTGGCGCAGCCAGGCCACGGGTTCGTGGGCCAGGCTGCGTTGCTGTTCGCGGGCTACCGCGCCCTCGGCGATACGTTGGTAGATCGGCGCGAAGCGGGCATCCAGTTCGGCGTCGGTAATGGCAAGTTGGCTCATGGAGGTTCCTTTGTCTGAAATCAGTGGCGCGCGGTGCGCGGGTCGATGGCCTGGGTCGCCAAGTCCACCAGCAGGTTGACCAGCACGTAGAGGGTCGCCGCCAGCAGGGTCACGCCAAGCACCAGCGGCACGTCCTTGTTGGTGGTGGCGTCGAGCATCAGCCGGCCAATGCCCTGGCGGCCGAACAGCAGCTCCAGCACCACCGCGCCGCCGAGCAGGCTGGCGAACACGAACCCGGCCAAGGTCACCAGCGGCACCAGGGCGTGGCGCAGGGCATGGCGCAGGTGCACGGCGGTATCGCCCATGCCACGGGCGCGGGCCTGGGTGATGAAGGGCTGCTCGAGCACCTGCTCCAGGGACTGGCGCAGCACCTGGGCCAGCACCGCCGCGATCGGCAGCGCCAGGGCCACGCTGGGTAGCACCAGCGAGCGCCAACCGTGCGAGCCGGACGGCGGCAGCAGGTGGAAGTGGAAGGCAAACGCCAGCAACAGCAGCGTGCCGATGACGAAGTTGGGCGCCGACGACAGCACCAGTTCGATACCCGAGACCAGCGCGCGCAGACGTCGCCCGCGGTTGGCGGTGAGCAGCGCCGAGCACAGCGCCAGCAAGACCGCGAGCAAGGCCGCGCTGCTGGCCAGGGCCAGGGTCGCGCCGACCTGCTCGCCGATGGCCTGGCCCACCGGTACCCGCAAGCGGTACGACTCGCCCAGATCGCCCTGGGCCAGGCGCGCCAGGTAGTGGCCGTATTGCACCCACAGCGGTTGGTCGAGGCCGTACTCGGCGCGTACCTGGGCGAGCATTTCTGGGGTGGGCATGGCATCCGGGCCGCCGAGGATGGCCAGCGCGGTGTCGCCACCACTGTGCTGCACGCCGAGGAAGGTCAGGCTGGCCGCCGCCCACAGCACGATCACGCCGTCGCGCAGGCGGCGCAGTAAAATCGTCAGCAGGTTCATGGTTGCTCCTTTGCCAGCCACACGCTGGTGAACAGGGGAACGTTGTGCGAACCGTCGAACAGCACGCCTCCCACCGCGTTGCGGTAGGCCACCAGCATCTGGCTTTCCACCGAGGGCACCGCCGGCACGGTCTCGCCCAGGCGCTGCTGGGCCTGGCGATACAGCGCGCGACGTTGCGCCGGATCGGTGCTGCGACGAGCCTCGCCGAGCAGGCGGTCGAGGCTGGCGTCGCGGAAATGGCCGACGTTCTGGCCCAGCATCCGTGCCGAGGGAATCGAGTCGCTGTGGTAGAGAATGAACAGTCCATCGGCCGTGTTGGTATGCCAGTAGCCGCCGCCGAAGGCGTCGAACTGGCCGGCATAGCGCAGTTCCATGACCTTGGAGATGGGCAGCAGCTCGATCTGCAGGTCAAAGCCGACCTTGCGCAGGTCGGCCTGGGCGGCGACCGGGACATTGGCCGGGAACGCCGGGTTGTCATAGGTCAGCAAGGTGGCGCGCAAGCGTTGGCCGTCACGGGTACGAAAGCCCTCACGGTCACGCCCGGTCCAGCCTGCTGCATCAAGCAGGCGGCCGGCGGCCAGCGGATCGTAGGCCAACGCATCACGGGCCACCGGGTCGTAGCCCGGGGTGTTGACGGCGAGGAAGTCGCCCTTGGCCAGGTATTCGCCAAAACCCGAGACCCACGCCAGCCCGTCGCGGTCGACGGCCTTGGCCACCGCCTGGCGTACCCGTACATCGTCGAACGGAGGGCGCTCGACGTTGAAGGTGATGCTGCGCGACGGATTGCCCTTGCGGATGCGGTTGCGCAGGGTCAGCGCCGGGTTGGCGCGTATCGCCGCAGCGTTCTGTGCCGGGGCGTCCAGGGCCATGTCGCTGTCGGCGGCCTCCAGCGCGGTATAGCGGATCATCGCTTCGGGCACGTAGCTCAGTTCGATGCTGTCCAAGTAAGCCTCGCCGGGGTGGTTGATCGCCGCGGGCGCCCAGCGATAACCCTCACGCCGCTCGAAGCGCGCGCCCTGGTCACGAGTCCAGGCGCTGAGCACGAACGGCCCGGTGCCGATCGGCTGGCTGGCGATGGTCTTTGGCGCCTCGAGGATCTGCCGCGGCGAAATCATCCCCAGCCAGGCCTGGGCCAGCACATCGAGGAACGGTGCATAAGGCGCGCGCAAGGTCGCTTCGAAGGTGTATTCATCGATCACCCGGCCACTCAGGTAGGGCGCGATGTAGGCGGCGGTCAGCGGCGATTTGGTGCGTGGGTCGCGCATGTGCTCGAGGTTGACCCGCACCGCCTCGGCATTGAAGCGCTCGCCGTCGCTGAAGGTGACGTCGTCGCGCAGGTGGAAGGTGTAGGTCAGGCCATCGGCGCTGATGTCCCAGCTTTTCGCCAGCCACGGCGTGAGGCTGCCGTCCTCGGCCTGGTACACCAGGCAGTCGAACAGGATGCGGCCCAGCCACTGGATATTGCCGTTGGACAAGGCATGGATATCGAAGCTGCCGGCATCACTGGCGGCGGAAACGCGCAAGGTGCCGCCACGCACACCGGGGCGCTGTTCGACGAAGTCGCTGGCGGGATAGCGCAGCACGCCGCTCGCCTCGCTGACCGCCTCGCCCTTCAGGCCACTGGAGGTGTCCGCTGGCGTGGCGGGGGAGCAAGCGGTCAGGCAGAACAGACTGGCCAATGTTGCTCGCTGAATAAAGTGCCTCATGTAATACCCACACTTTCGCTGATCGACAGCTGGGGTATTGCACTAGTCGTGCCAGGATTTAAAAGCCTTATTTATTGATCAGGCGATGCGAAAATCATCTTTAAACACGACAAACTGTTCAATCGGTGTTGCCTGGACAACATCCAAACCACCCGCACAGACCGCTCTATGGCAATACTTTCATGGCACGACCGAAAACCAGGAGTGACGAAAAAGGCCGCGAACGATTTGGGCATTTATATATAACCGCTGCTGTTCGCCAAACAACATCCGTTCAACAATTCGTCGCTGACTGTTCAGGCTTATTGTTCGACAACATGGTGATTGCCCATAACTTCAGGGCACCCACTCAGCTGGCACAGAACCTGCTCTGCACCTTCCCCGACTGGCCTGACTATTCCCATAGAACGCCGAGGACCTACGATGTTTTACAAGGAATACAACGATGCGTGCGATCCATCCCCTCCCCTTGCGCCTGGCGATCCGCCGCGCCGCCCTGGCCGCCACCGCACTACTGGCACCGCTCCCGGTGCTGGCCGCCGACCCGACTCTCGGCACGGTGACGGTGCAAGGCGCCAAGCAGACTGAAGTACAAAAAGCCAGCAGCGCCCTGGCCGAGGTACCCGGCGGCACCAGCGTCGCCGACAGCGAAGAGGTCGCCAAAGGCCGTACCGCCACCTTGCAGGACACCCTCGCCTACCAGCCCGGCGTATTCGTGCAGTCCACCGGCGGCAACGATGCGGCGAAGATCTCGGTGCGCGGCTCGGGCGCCAACACCTCCCCGGGCTACTTTCGCGAAGGGCTCAAGTTCCTCTTCGATGGCCTGCCGCTGACCGGCCCCGGCGGCACCCCCTATGAGTTCCTCAACGCCAGCGGCGTCAACTACACCGAAATCCTGCGCGGTGCCAACGCCTTCCAGTACGGCGCCCTGACCCTCGGCGGCGCGGTCAACTTCGTCAACCACAGCGGCTACACCGCCCCCGGCCTGCGCCTGCGCGCCGAGGCCGGCAGCTATCACTACCAAAAGCAGAGCATCAGCTACGGCGGCGTCGAGGGCGACCTCGACTATTACCTGCAGGCTGACAACTACCGCAACGACGGCTACCGCGACTACAGCCTGTCGCAAAGCTCCGGCATCGTCGCCAACGCCGGCTACCGCTTCAGCCCGAAACTCGAGACCCGCGTGCTGCTGCGCTACCGCGACGAGGTCCATAACGACCCCAGCGCCACCACCCTCGATGCCGCCCTGCATCACCCGCGCCGTGCCAGCGCCACCGCCGAAAGCAGCGGCAACGGCGCCCGCCGCCCCGGCAGCATCTGGCTGGGCAGCAAGACCACCTACACCTTCAACGACGACGCCCGCCTGACCGTGGGCCTGTCCTACCACGACTACCGCCACGCCAACAGCCCGCGCAGCCCGAGCAACCCCAGCTACTGGGACTGGCACGACCTCGGCCTGCTGCTGGGCTACGACCGCACCGACTACCTGTTCGGCCATGAAAGCCGCAGCAATATCGCCTTCACCTCCACCCAGCACCTGCGCGGCGGGGTCAACTCGGCGACCGGCGACAAGGTGCCGCTGAAGAAGGTCGACTACACCGACTCGTTCGACCGGGTCATCGCCCTGGGCAACGACCTCAACCTGGTCGATGGCCTGTGGCTGACCAGCGGCGTGTCGTTCATCAACGTGCGGCGCAAGATCGACATCGACTACGCGGTGAACGCCAACCGTACCGATTTCCCGCAGAACGTCGACTACGACAACTGGAGCGTCGCCCCACGCATCGGCCTGCGCTATGAGTTCGCGCCGAACTTGCAGGTGTTCACCAACTTCAGCCGCAGCATCGATCCACCCGCCACCTGGGAATATTCCGGCTCTGGCCCGACCCTGCCCTATGTGCGTCCGCTGGTCGAACAAAAGGCCAATACCTTCGAGATCGGCATCAAGGGCTCCCAGGGCATCTTCGACGGCAGCCTGGCGCTGTACCGCTCGTGGATTCACGACGAGCTGCTGAATGTGCAGATCATCCCCGCCACCGCCACCTCGGCGGCGGTCACCGGTGCGTTCAATGCCTCGCCAACCATTCACCAGGGCATCGAGGCCGGGCTCAACACGCGACTGTGGGAAAACGACCAAGGCGACCTGGTGCGCTGGCGCCAGGCCTACACCTACAACGACTTCTACTACCGGCACGACAGCACCTTCGGCGACAACCAGTTGCCTGGCGTGCCCAAGCACATCTACCAGGGTGAGTTGCAGTACCAGGACCACAGCGGCTGGTACACCGGCGTCAATGTGCAGTCGGCGTCGCGCACGGCGGTGGACTATGCCAACAGCCTGTATGCGCCGTCCTACACGATCTGGGGGGCGAACCTGGGCTACGAGGCGCCCAAGGGCAACTGGAAGGTCTCGCTGGACCTGAAGAACCTGGCGAACAAGGCCTACGTGACGGCGGTGACGCCGGTATACAACGCCCAGGGGCAGGACACCGCGTCGTTCTGGCCAGGGGATGGGATTGGCGCGTATGTGGGGCTCGAGCTGAGGTACTGACATTCAGTGCCTGTCGCCTGCTCCGCCAACAAGGCTGGCGCCTACGGGCTGCGGTTGCCACCGTAGGGCCGGCCTTGCCGGCGAACACCGCAGTGACCACTACCCCTGGGCAGCGCGCTCCTGCAGTTCGCGACGGTAGCTGTCCAGCGAGGCGAGACGCTGCGTGCTGACAGCATCACGTGCTTCGGCGATGGTATTGAGTTGATGCGCGGCCTGGACCAGGTAGTCCTGCAACTCCTCGCCAATGATGTAGCTGCCGGAAAGCTTGTTCAACTTGCTCCAGCCGTCATTGAATAGTTGCACGAAGTCCTGCGATACCGCGCTGACCGCATGCCACTCAGCCGTCTGGGTGATGAAGAAGCAATCAGTGGTCAGCAACAGCTGCTGCAGCCGGTTGCGGCGCAACGACTCGCTGTTGCCGGCTCGGTCGTAATCCTCAACTCGCTCCAGCGCTTCATCGATAATCAATTGCATGAAATCGACAAAGGCTCTGAAGAAGAACGCGATTTCTTCGACGATCTCCTTGCTGCGCTTGAGCGCCGCCACACTCAAGTTCAGCGACTTCACCGCCAGCTCGATGCTCTGCTGCTCACTGCGTTTGCCACCGAGCAGCACCGTGATGCGCACCAGTTCGGCGGCCTGTTCACGCCTGACATTCTCGTAACGCTCGACGTTATCGAGCATCTGGAATTCCAGTTGGCGCAGCGAGGCCGCCTGCTCCTTCATCTGCTCGCTCACATCACTGGCCGCTTGCGCCAGCTCGCGCAGCAGTGCCCCCAGTTGCTGCTCGACACCGGCCAGCTTCGTTTGTGCCTCGCGCAGTGCGCCACGCTCTTGCTCCAGGCCTTTCTCCAGCTCTTGCTTCACCAGCTCGCCAGTTGCCGCCGCATATTGCGCCGCCAGATCAGACACTCGACGCTTGTGCTCCTCGACAACACCGAGCTGCACCTGGCGTTGCCCCTCCAGGTTAGCCTGCTCCACCAGCTTGCCGGGATCGATGTCGGCGTTCGGCTGACGATTGAGGGCGCCTACAGTTACCGCGCCAAACAGGGCCGAGGAACCACCGGTGGCCCCCAGAGCAGCCAGGGGCAGGACGGCGGCCAGTACCTGGGTGGCACTTTTCAGCAGCCCGGCCCAAAACGATTTCTGCTCGGCGCTGTTGGCTTGCTCGCCATAACGACGGGCCAGCACCTCGAAGCGCTCGACCTGCTGCTGGAGTTCGCTGACCAACTGGTCCAGTTGCTCCCGACGGGCCGTGGCCTCAACGATTTCCTGCTTGATCTTGCGGTTGGCCTCGATCGTCTCGCTCAAAGCCAGCTCGCTGGAAGCCATGACCGCCTCGATATCAGCGAGGATCCGCTCATAACGATTGACAATACTGGTCAGGTCGGCGCGAACCTCACCCGCGCTGGCGGCGATATCACGGGCCATCGCCAGCAAATCGGTGCTGACGAAGTGCCTGATCTCCTCAGCGTCATTGGTCTCCTTCACATCCAGCCAATCGGGCAACAGGTTGCGCAACTGGCGAGTAATACGTTCGGCTATGCGCACGGCACCCTTGATGCTGCTCTCGCTGTCCTGCTGCGCGCGAATCAGCGCATGCATGATACCGGCGATGCGCACGCGGATTTCGCCTTGCTCCTGAGGCGTGGTGTTGTAGGCGATGTACAGCAGTTCGATGGCGTGGTCGGTATCGGTCTTGATCCGTTCGACCTCGTAACTGCCTTCAAGCTTGCTTCTGAAGCTGGTGACCAGTGGAGCATTGGCCTCAGGCAAGCGCAGTGGCTCGACTTTGACCAGAGCCTCTATCTGCTCGGCGATCTGATTTTCCAGCAGGGCATTTCGGTTGGTAAAGGAGACAATTTCAGACATGGGATTATCACTTATCAGTAGGTATGGAGCCGGTGTTTCTGGTCAAGACCCGAGCACTCGGCCGACTTACCTGGGCCGCTGAATCCTGTAGGGATGCTGCTGGCCAGGCAGGGCGAATGTGACAGTGGCGTCCAACTCTGATTAAGCAGGAAGCAATCCCTTATGGCGTAAGAATGCCTGAGCCAGGTAGGTAGGAAATGCGATCGAAAAACACGCAAGCAACGCTTTATCCCGCAGATAACGCAAGACTGTTACAAGCAGAGGGGAGGAAGTCGGCGGGCCGACAAGACAATCAGCCCAAATCGTTCGATCTGGCCGTGGGCCCCCTAGGGCCACGGCGCGCAACCTGTCACAGATCGGAGGTACGACAGTCGTCCTCCCATTGGCTCGGGTAGCGCACATCCTCGCCACGCAGCGGCGGCCAGGCATCGAAAAGCAATTGCCGGCTGGCCTGCAACGCGGCGGCCAACGGCTTGAGCAAGGGCTCTACCTGCTGCGCGTGGCACTGAGGTTGCTCGGCGCATTCCTCGATGGCAAACAGCACATCGTCCAACACCGCGACATTGCCTTGCCAGCGCACGCGCGTCGCGCTTTGCCAAGGCTTGATCAGCGCAATGCTCTGCTCGGCGCGGCGGGCGACGGCAAGGCTGCGTTGCAGATTGTCGACCTCGCTTTCCAGCCCCAGGAGGTATAAGCGATGCTCCGGCCGGCCCGGCGGGTTACCGTACAATGCCAATGCCTCCAGCAACTTTTGCCGGGCCTGCTCCAACATCTGTTGCAAGTCGTTTTTGCGTCGCAGCTCGGCACCAAAACGCCGCTCGATATCTTCAAGGCGCTCGATCATCAATTGCTCGACACTGGCCATACGGCTCTGGCACAGCGTCATTCGGGCCAATAGCGCATCCGTGGGCGTGGCGCTGGTATCAGCCACCACCGCCCCCGCGCAGATCACACCAATGGGTAACAACATCCGCAGTTTCATTCGTTTCATTGCGTATCTCCTGTAAGGGGTACGCAGTGAAACGCCATACATAACGCTTGATCAGCGGGAACCTGCTCCCTGCTCATTGTTGTGAGTTGCAGCGGTGATGACCTCTTCTCGCCATACATCGCCGTGAACCAGGGATAAAGCTGCGTGCGCTATTCGTAGTTCGCTCAGATTCAGCCAACCGTTTCGCCATTGGCGCGGACAATCCTGACTTCGCGCCCAAGGGCATCGGACACTTGGATCACGCCTTCGATGCAAGCTATCACCCGGTGCCGGGCGAAAATACCGGCAGAAATGGTAGGCCGGTGGGCCTCGCGCAAAGGCGCCGGAACTCCCAGCCATCGGCAGGGTTCTTAACAACATGCAGTAATTCCCTTGGGCTTCACCCTTTCGGAGGACTCGCCATGCGCCGTTTACTGCTCGTTCCCTCGCTACTGCTCCTGCTACCCGCCGGGGCCGCCCTGGCTCGCGTCGATGCCGGTGACGTCGCCACCTCGGCTGGGGTCTCCGCCTCGCTGTACTCGACCTTCAAGGACGACAAGCGGATCATTCCCGCCCACGACGAACTGGCGGCCTTCGTCGCCAGCGGCGGCGCCATTCGCGGCGCCTACCTGGAGTCGGCGCTGGCCCAGGTGCGCCAGGCGCATCCCGGCATGCAGGCCAGCGACGAAGAGCTGGCACGCGCGCTGCTGTCGCAGGACGACACCATCGTCCCGTGACGCAACGCAATCACCCCGGCGCAGGGCCACGGTCTACGCTGTACGGTTCATGACAACAATATTCATCATGGACCGAGGCCCTGCTTATGCGTTTGCTGCTTTCCACCCTCACCCTTGCCCTGGCCTGTAGCATCGCCCACGCCGCCGACACTTCGCCCCAAGACCTGTTCAAACAGGCCCAGGCCGAGCAACCACGCTACCTGGAAACACTCAGGACGCTGGTCTCGGTGGACACCGGCACCGGCACCGAGGCAGGTCTGGTCCAGATCGGCGCCGAACTGGAAAAACGTCTCAAGGCCCTGGGAGCCGACGTGCGGACACACCCCGCTACGCCTTCGGTTGGCAACAACATCGTCGGCACCTTCAAGGGCACCGGCAGCAAGGACTTCCTGCTGATGGTCCACTACGACACGGTGTTCGGCCCCGGCACCGTGGCCAGGCGTCCGTTTCGCCTCGAAGGCGAACGCGCCTATGGCCCCGGGGTGGCCGATGCCAAGGGTGGCGTGGCGATGATCCTGCACGCGTTGACGTTGCTGCACGACCAGCAGTTCAAGGGCTACCGGACCCTGACGGTGCTGTTCAACCCCGACGAGGAAATGGGTTCGGCGGGCTCCAAGGCACTGATCGCCGAACTGGCGCGCCAGCATGATTTCGTCTTCTCCTACGAGCCGCCTGACCAGGATGCCGTGACCGTGGCCACCAACGGCATCAACCGCCTGAAGCTTGAGGTCAGGGGCCGGGCCGCCCATGCCGGATCAGCCCCTGAGCAGGGTCGCAACGCGCTGACAGAGCTGGCGCATCAGTTGCTGCAACTCGATGCGCTGGGCGACAAGGCCAAGGGCACCACGGTCAACTGGACCCTGGCCAAGGCCGGTGACAAAGCCAATATCATTCCAGCACTGGCCACCGCCGAAGCGGACATGCGCTATTCGGACCTGGGCGAGACCGCGCGCGTGGAGGCCGATGCCCGGCGAATCATCGCGCAACATCGCGTTGCCGATACCCAGGTGAGCCTGGTGCTGGAAAAAGGCCGGCCGCCCCTGGCCCGGAACACGGCATCGACACGGCTGGCCGCGACGGCACAACAGCTCTATCGCGAAATCGACCGCAAACTTGAAGCGATCGCCATGCGTTTCG
Coding sequences:
- a CDS encoding acyl-CoA dehydrogenase family protein, with amino-acid sequence MSQLAITDAELDARFAPIYQRIAEGAVAREQQRSLAHEPVAWLRQAGLGAIRVPRSHGGLGASLPQLLRQLVRLGQADSNLPQIFRAHFGFVEGRLAANDAASQDYWFARVVAGELWGAAMAERTDSTGNSVQLSDDGDGYRLDGEKYYCTGTLYADWVAAVANHGDELVSLAVSTRAPGVEVLDDWDGFGQRLTGSGTTRFKQVRVPREHVLRRFAKGELRAESYLTAFYQAVHLATLAGIARAVLADAVAFVQGRSRAFGVPGQSRPAADPLVQAVVGSLSSLAFAAEAQVAAVGQGLQLVYEAGQQGAVPEQLYTDAEIQAFQAQQIVLPQVLEASTLLFEVGGASATSNNRRLDRHWRNARTLASHNPAIYREQALGDYYLNGISPAQAWRARHAAASEGQGAGDEASAV
- a CDS encoding ABC transporter permease — its product is MNLLTILLRRLRDGVIVLWAAASLTFLGVQHSGGDTALAILGGPDAMPTPEMLAQVRAEYGLDQPLWVQYGHYLARLAQGDLGESYRLRVPVGQAIGEQVGATLALASSAALLAVLLALCSALLTANRGRRLRALVSGIELVLSSAPNFVIGTLLLLAFAFHFHLLPPSGSHGWRSLVLPSVALALPIAAVLAQVLRQSLEQVLEQPFITQARARGMGDTAVHLRHALRHALVPLVTLAGFVFASLLGGAVVLELLFGRQGIGRLMLDATTNKDVPLVLGVTLLAATLYVLVNLLVDLATQAIDPRTARH
- a CDS encoding ABC transporter substrate-binding protein produces the protein MRHFIQRATLASLFCLTACSPATPADTSSGLKGEAVSEASGVLRYPASDFVEQRPGVRGGTLRVSAASDAGSFDIHALSNGNIQWLGRILFDCLVYQAEDGSLTPWLAKSWDISADGLTYTFHLRDDVTFSDGERFNAEAVRVNLEHMRDPRTKSPLTAAYIAPYLSGRVIDEYTFEATLRAPYAPFLDVLAQAWLGMISPRQILEAPKTIASQPIGTGPFVLSAWTRDQGARFERREGYRWAPAAINHPGEAYLDSIELSYVPEAMIRYTALEAADSDMALDAPAQNAAAIRANPALTLRNRIRKGNPSRSITFNVERPPFDDVRVRQAVAKAVDRDGLAWVSGFGEYLAKGDFLAVNTPGYDPVARDALAYDPLAAGRLLDAAGWTGRDREGFRTRDGQRLRATLLTYDNPAFPANVPVAAQADLRKVGFDLQIELLPISKVMELRYAGQFDAFGGGYWHTNTADGLFILYHSDSIPSARMLGQNVGHFRDASLDRLLGEARRSTDPAQRRALYRQAQQRLGETVPAVPSVESQMLVAYRNAVGGVLFDGSHNVPLFTSVWLAKEQP
- a CDS encoding TonB-dependent receptor family protein, with the translated sequence MRAIHPLPLRLAIRRAALAATALLAPLPVLAADPTLGTVTVQGAKQTEVQKASSALAEVPGGTSVADSEEVAKGRTATLQDTLAYQPGVFVQSTGGNDAAKISVRGSGANTSPGYFREGLKFLFDGLPLTGPGGTPYEFLNASGVNYTEILRGANAFQYGALTLGGAVNFVNHSGYTAPGLRLRAEAGSYHYQKQSISYGGVEGDLDYYLQADNYRNDGYRDYSLSQSSGIVANAGYRFSPKLETRVLLRYRDEVHNDPSATTLDAALHHPRRASATAESSGNGARRPGSIWLGSKTTYTFNDDARLTVGLSYHDYRHANSPRSPSNPSYWDWHDLGLLLGYDRTDYLFGHESRSNIAFTSTQHLRGGVNSATGDKVPLKKVDYTDSFDRVIALGNDLNLVDGLWLTSGVSFINVRRKIDIDYAVNANRTDFPQNVDYDNWSVAPRIGLRYEFAPNLQVFTNFSRSIDPPATWEYSGSGPTLPYVRPLVEQKANTFEIGIKGSQGIFDGSLALYRSWIHDELLNVQIIPATATSAAVTGAFNASPTIHQGIEAGLNTRLWENDQGDLVRWRQAYTYNDFYYRHDSTFGDNQLPGVPKHIYQGELQYQDHSGWYTGVNVQSASRTAVDYANSLYAPSYTIWGANLGYEAPKGNWKVSLDLKNLANKAYVTAVTPVYNAQGQDTASFWPGDGIGAYVGLELRY
- a CDS encoding tyrosyl-tRNA deacylase, with amino-acid sequence MSEIVSFTNRNALLENQIAEQIEALVKVEPLRLPEANAPLVTSFRSKLEGSYEVERIKTDTDHAIELLYIAYNTTPQEQGEIRVRIAGIMHALIRAQQDSESSIKGAVRIAERITRQLRNLLPDWLDVKETNDAEEIRHFVSTDLLAMARDIAASAGEVRADLTSIVNRYERILADIEAVMASSELALSETIEANRKIKQEIVEATARREQLDQLVSELQQQVERFEVLARRYGEQANSAEQKSFWAGLLKSATQVLAAVLPLAALGATGGSSALFGAVTVGALNRQPNADIDPGKLVEQANLEGQRQVQLGVVEEHKRRVSDLAAQYAAATGELVKQELEKGLEQERGALREAQTKLAGVEQQLGALLRELAQAASDVSEQMKEQAASLRQLEFQMLDNVERYENVRREQAAELVRITVLLGGKRSEQQSIELAVKSLNLSVAALKRSKEIVEEIAFFFRAFVDFMQLIIDEALERVEDYDRAGNSESLRRNRLQQLLLTTDCFFITQTAEWHAVSAVSQDFVQLFNDGWSKLNKLSGSYIIGEELQDYLVQAAHQLNTIAEARDAVSTQRLASLDSYRRELQERAAQG
- a CDS encoding DUF2388 domain-containing protein; protein product: MRRLLLVPSLLLLLPAGAALARVDAGDVATSAGVSASLYSTFKDDKRIIPAHDELAAFVASGGAIRGAYLESALAQVRQAHPGMQASDEELARALLSQDDTIVP
- a CDS encoding M20/M25/M40 family metallo-hydrolase; protein product: MRLLLSTLTLALACSIAHAADTSPQDLFKQAQAEQPRYLETLRTLVSVDTGTGTEAGLVQIGAELEKRLKALGADVRTHPATPSVGNNIVGTFKGTGSKDFLLMVHYDTVFGPGTVARRPFRLEGERAYGPGVADAKGGVAMILHALTLLHDQQFKGYRTLTVLFNPDEEMGSAGSKALIAELARQHDFVFSYEPPDQDAVTVATNGINRLKLEVRGRAAHAGSAPEQGRNALTELAHQLLQLDALGDKAKGTTVNWTLAKAGDKANIIPALATAEADMRYSDLGETARVEADARRIIAQHRVADTQVSLVLEKGRPPLARNTASTRLAATAQQLYREIDRKLEAIAMRFGTDAGFAYVPDSDKPAVLETLGVVGAGLHGDDEYIEVASVAPRLYLTVALIRTLASQ